The sequence AAGTAGCTGACCAATGACATCGTTAGCCATTGGCTAGCTCAATTTTCTAAGAAGTGGAGGGAGCCTTGAGTAAGCGTTGGAAAAACGAAGACCCCTGGAGAACGGTAGTAGAACCAATCTTACGGAGCAAAATGCCAGAAATTTATAGAATTCGGCAGTTTGTTCTGATTTTTAGTTCCCCTATACAAAGTATCCTGTAAAAATTCAGTTTTTTTTAGAAAAGGTTAAAGTTTGGCTAAGAGGTCGCTATCTTATGAGCCGACTTTTTTCAATTTCATCTTAAAATGCGGATTGAACCCCTAGGGTCAATTGCCAATCCGTTTCTAGTTGCGGTCCTTCTAGGGATTGATAAAGGGGCAACTCAAATTCTGCTGCTAAACGACCGCCTGGCAAAAAGCTCTCAGGGAGATACAAGTTTGCTCCTAATCCTAAATCTAAGCGAGTTCCTCCCCTTAAATCTGGGTCAGCGGTGGGAATGAGGTTGGGATTGAGGGCAGAGTCTGCGCCGTCATAATCGTCCCAGGTTTCACCATCTAATCTGACAGAAACGCTCACTTTTTCGTTGATACGACGGGCGAGCCATCCTGTCAGTTGATAGCGATTTCCGACTGTATAGTCGCGATCATTTTCTCCTAAGCGTAACACTGTGTTTGCTTGTGCTCCCCATGACCAATTATCCGTTTGACCTAAATAAGTAATTCCAGGACGTAAATCCACAGTTCCTGAACCAATTTGCATCGGATAAGGAAGAATGACATCATCTCCAGCTGGGGTATCATCCCGCTCTTCAATCGAACCAGTGGGAAGGCTAAATCCGAGGTTAAGGTGGACACTCTGACGATTTTTATTGAAAAGTTGATAGAGTCCCGAGAATTTAAGATCCCCGATTCCGCTAGAGTTAGTAGTAAACTCAGTTCCCATACGAGTGACATGATCCATTTCTTTGACCACAAAAGGAACCATTGCCATTAATGTCAAGTTATCCGTCGGTGCGTACATTGCACCAATCATGTGCATTTGCATGGTCATTTCCTCTGGTGCAACCATGAAGTCTTCTAGAACATCATCGGTACTGAGGTCATCGGTTTCATCCCGATTACCATCCATGGACATAAACATATAACGATAAGAAAGCATCCATTCTCCTTTACCATGAACATGATCTCCCATCACCCCAAGGGGGGCGTGTCCATCTGGTCGCCCCGATGTCCACTGGTCGGGTGCAGCGTTTTCATCACTATGAGCCAGAATGAGATGAGTTGGTTGCAAGGGAAAAGGATCTGTTTCATTTTCGTTCATGCTTTGATTCGGTTCACTCAGAGGGAGGGAAATGAATTGAATCGAAGAAGCAGAAGGATTGAGTTGTATCGGAATTGCTTGTTGAATGCTTTCTAAGCGATTGTTATTCTCAGAAAGTGAGGTAACTGTGATGGCGCGATCAAGTGCAGTTCCTCTAATTGTAGTGAGGGGCTGTGTTTGCGAAAATGCAGGGAAAGGAAGCAATAAAGTGACGCTAGCACTGAGTAAAGACCAGTTCAACTTAATCATCTGATTTTGACTTGAATTAAAATGGCAATTGAATCCAGTGCAGAATAGAAAAATTTTCAATTACAGTCAAAAGACAACCTGTCAAACTTGATTGATGGTGTGAAAAGCTCAAGGCAATTCCTGTAAAGAAAGATTAAGATAAAGACGAAGCGAGTATTGAATTGCAACTAAAAATGCGAACAATTCTAAAATTTAGTTTAATGATTAGCGCGATCGCGCTCTTTTTTATGTCCTCACCAGTTTTAGCAGCAACCCCACGAGCGGTGCGTTCTTTTGATGAAGCAGTCCAAGCTGAAACACAAGACTTTTCTGGGCAAACCCTAATCGAAGCAGAATTTTATGATGAAAACTTAGAAGCTGCTGATTTCCACGATGCCAACTTAGAGGGTGCAGTATTCAACGGCGCAACCCTCCATAATGCCAACTGGCGAGGAGTTAACTTTAGCAATGGGATTGCTTATCTCACCGATTTTACTGGCGTTGATTTGACCAATGCCGTCCTCACGGAGGCGATGATGTTACGGTCAAAATTTGAGGGCGCGATCGTTGAAGGGGCAGATTTTACCAATGCGGTTGTTGATAGGTTACAAGTGAAAAAATTATGTGAGCGTGCCTCAGGCGTGAATCCAACCACAGGAGTTTCTACCCGCGAGTCGCTCGGTTGTCGTTAACATGAGTCGTTAGGGAAAGAGGGAACTAGGCGGAGGTTCCCTCTTGATTAATTGTTAATTGTTAAGTCTGTATTCTGCTGCTGGTCATATTGCTTGAGAATCAACCGTTGAATGGCAAAAATGGCGGGGTTCACTTCGACACATTGACGCTGAGGATTGTTGAGATAAGTTTGTTGTTCACTTTCTACCATTTCAATGTCTTGGGCTAAAAAGCGATGGAGAACAAATCGGGGTAAAGCCCAGACTAAAAGGGGACGGAGTAAGTTTAAAAGCCATTGTGGTAGTCCCAAGTTAAAGAAGAAATAGGCAAAAGAACGGCTTTCGGTTTTACTCACGGGTAAGCGCATCAGATAGAGGGAGGAAATCCCTTCTAAGGTGGTGGCGTAGTGTGGATAACGGTATTCGATGGTGATGGGAAGGGTGGTGACTTCATCAGCGCGATCGGTCAGTCCTAAAAATTTCGCCAGAATGCCTTTATAAGAAACATTATATTGAGCGCAAACTTTGTCCTCTGTTTCCTTAAGAGTGATCAGTTCGGGATTGAACCATCCTTGTAAGTCTTGATGAAGATAGCCGTGGAAGACATCCATTGTGTTTTCATTACACATGGAAAAATGAGC comes from Halothece sp. PCC 7418 and encodes:
- a CDS encoding transporter, producing the protein MIKLNWSLLSASVTLLLPFPAFSQTQPLTTIRGTALDRAITVTSLSENNNRLESIQQAIPIQLNPSASSIQFISLPLSEPNQSMNENETDPFPLQPTHLILAHSDENAAPDQWTSGRPDGHAPLGVMGDHVHGKGEWMLSYRYMFMSMDGNRDETDDLSTDDVLEDFMVAPEEMTMQMHMIGAMYAPTDNLTLMAMVPFVVKEMDHVTRMGTEFTTNSSGIGDLKFSGLYQLFNKNRQSVHLNLGFSLPTGSIEERDDTPAGDDVILPYPMQIGSGTVDLRPGITYLGQTDNWSWGAQANTVLRLGENDRDYTVGNRYQLTGWLARRINEKVSVSVRLDGETWDDYDGADSALNPNLIPTADPDLRGGTRLDLGLGANLYLPESFLPGGRLAAEFELPLYQSLEGPQLETDWQLTLGVQSAF
- a CDS encoding pentapeptide repeat-containing protein; translation: MRTILKFSLMISAIALFFMSSPVLAATPRAVRSFDEAVQAETQDFSGQTLIEAEFYDENLEAADFHDANLEGAVFNGATLHNANWRGVNFSNGIAYLTDFTGVDLTNAVLTEAMMLRSKFEGAIVEGADFTNAVVDRLQVKKLCERASGVNPTTGVSTRESLGCR
- a CDS encoding aromatic ring-hydroxylating dioxygenase subunit alpha, coding for MELQTTLQSQTVHNRIREVGINPNHWYPVAWAHDLKRETVQQVTVWYQNIAIFRDEAGDVHALADACPHKGVAFHKGTVNGNHLVCPYHGWEFNSEGKCVHIPYFSEEQKLPRACARSYPTQEKYGLIWVFPGEAELAEEKPILNLPEFENPKWLRVPVTARFNAHFSMCNENTMDVFHGYLHQDLQGWFNPELITLKETEDKVCAQYNVSYKGILAKFLGLTDRADEVTTLPITIEYRYPHYATTLEGISSLYLMRLPVSKTESRSFAYFFFNLGLPQWLLNLLRPLLVWALPRFVLHRFLAQDIEMVESEQQTYLNNPQRQCVEVNPAIFAIQRLILKQYDQQQNTDLTINN